The Coffea arabica cultivar ET-39 chromosome 10e, Coffea Arabica ET-39 HiFi, whole genome shotgun sequence region ttttttttttaaaggtttTTTTGCTTCATTGGTTGGTGAGTTTGTTAATGACGACCTCAGCAATTGAATTAGGGGCGAATCCACTGGTACTTGTCAAGTGGTGACTGCCGGATTGGACTTTTGGAGTGGACTAACGAATAACGGACAATAATGGCAAACATACCACGATATGTAGCTATCAAAAGATTCCTGCCTGCCTGCCTGCTTGCGAGCAACATACCAAAAGCACCAACACCGGATTGCGTTTTGAAGCTCAAGACACAaatatttctaaaaaaaaagagcttaAGACACAAAGGGTAACAACAAAAAAGGACTCCGCAGGAACCAAAGCTTCCGTGTTTGTTCTAATTGAGTAGGTCCCTTTTAGATCGCTCGagttatttttgtgtttattcTAATTGAGTGGATGTGTGTTTCTTTCCGTTTCTGAGAAAAAGGAACGAAAGCTTCCggtctctttttcctttccctctctCTATATATGTGCGTGTGTGTGGTGTATTTCTTTAGTAATCTTACATTTCTGTGGCGTAAAATGTTGTAATTTTGGAACGCGTTAAATAAGTTGATCGGAAAAAGTtcacacaaaacaaaaataaacggCAAAAGAGATTAGATTAATTGGAATTTACGAGAGGCGCAATCCGGAGTATCCTCAAACTTGCATTGAAGTTCTTCGACGTTCAAAAATGTAGTAATTACCCTGCATTCCTAAGCTATCTCCTCCATTATCGATTTGTGTCGGTTAGACTGCTTTTGCACACATCCCTTTTTCTCGATTTATATGCAATACTGCATTTGATTCTTTATGTGATTCTTCGTCAGCGTTAAGTGTTGGAGTCATATCATATGGAAAAGATAGCTAAACTTCTGTGGGATGCAGGCTGCTAAATCTTTAATGGGGATCTTTTTCGTGTTTTATTTACAAAGTAGCAAACTATATAAAACCTGAATATAAAGTGGGCAGGGCTTCTAATTCACGCATCTGTTGATGAACTAGCTTTACATGCAAGTTTTTGATGGTGTCGAGTGCCTATCTACTTCACCTAAAAATTTGATGAGACGCATGGGCGGAAAAGATCGAAACCCAAAATTATGCAAATACGGAGTGTTGCACTTCTTGGTTGCGTGTCTTTCTTTAAACAGGTGGATTGTCTTCGTCACTCACCATACACCTCATGtcacacaaattttttttttagttccaTATCACATAAAGTTCAAACCCCACGCGCCCACACCACACCTTCCCAGAACACACAAAAAAATAGAAGAGAAAAATGTACATGAGCAGTTTTAATGCTCAAACtttaaacaaaaacaaaaccgGTACTCAAACTTTTAATATTTGAGCACATTTAGTAccatttacaatttttttttcaaaatgctaTCGAAAAGAGTCACGTGATAGTCGCATGTCCGACAATTATTGCATAAGAAAAATACCAAAAAGATGTAAAATATCCTTCTAACACTAAGTACCAAGAAAGATATTTTAAAAATGTTAATCACTTGCCCAACTCTACTTATCTTAttcttttctccttcttttgctgtatttcatcTTTGCCTTAGTGCCAGAAAGATATTTTACgttttctagcattttttttatacaatatTTGCCGAACATATGATTATCACGTGACTCTTTCAAGTAGCAATTTAGGAAAAAATCATTAAGGGTACTAAATGTGCTCAAATATTAAAAGTTTGGATACCATATTTGTTTTTGTCCAAAGTTTGTGGATTAAAACTGCTTAAGTATCAGAATTTGGAtaccaaaactgcatttttctcaaaaaaaaaaaaaaatcaattcttGGTCGAATTCAACCTcaaaaaggaaaagtgaaaagatACGACGTCGCAGTAAAATAACCAATTATTTGTTTAACAGCAAGATTTTCCCAAGGAAATGGAGCTTAGATACGTGCGTAATCTTATGACGCCTGTTACAAGACTGACTTCAACATTTAACTGCGGAGAATCAGGAGACCCAATACTATTAAGGATACTCTTTCTTCTGAATGGCCAGAAAGCATATACATCGTCCTCGTCTACTGTCGGTGACCCTGTTCTGTCCAAAACAACCATTTTAACGGACTCCTCACCTATCTTTCTCCCTCAAATGGGCTACTAAACCAACCACATTGCCCAGATAAACCTCTCTTCCTCTAAACCTGTTCATTAATCGTTCCCTCCGGATTTAGTATCTTCTTTTTGCTGCAAAGAAATATTAGAACAAACTAGAAGAACAGAGGCACCTGGAATTGAGATTTTGCAATTTCCTGCAGAAATCTGCTCCAGTTTCCCTGGCATTGATCAATGCCAGGTGCTATATGACTTCTTAAGCCGCAGAACTTTCAAAGTTTTATCGTGTTTTCAaaggtttttcttcttcttggcaGATTAGATCTGAACCGGAACTAAATCCTAAAAAACCAAAGCGAATTCTTTTCCATAGAGAATGGGGGAGAAGTCAAGGTCGAAAGGGGGTTGGTGCGGTTGGTTGCTTGTTTTAATTGTAGCAGCTGCAATTGCATTTGGAATTTTTGTAACGATCAAGAAGAAGCACCATGCCTCAAAGGGAGAGGCAGCCCCTGTTCCGGGGCCTCCCGGTGCTGTTACCAAGAAGTATGCTGACGCTCTCCATGCCGCAATGCAGTTCTTAGACGTACAAAAATGTATAAAAGAATCCCTCCACAACCAcagcattttttcttttcttcgtcTGCGTCTTTCAAGTATCTACATCCACGTTTGCTGATGTTGTTTTAAAACTTCATTTGCTTTAATTGAGCTAAATCCATGTAGTTTCTTAGCTTCTTATCTAGTTCTTCCTGTTTTTTGGTTGCTAGATCTTGATATCATGCTTGGAATGATTTTATGCATTTCTTAGTTGTTTGTTTGATTCTCCGGATACTAGATCTTACCAGTGAACCTGAATATTTTTATTCGATTATTAAATCACAAAAGTTCCCGTGTGTTAGCTTAGCTCTCAACCTAAGAGTACTTAGCAGTAATTTTTTGTACTGCCTTGGTAAAGGTTCAATTTTGTCGGTGCTGTGGGTCGAATAATTAATTTATGCCTTAACTGTGGATTAATTATTTTGAAACAGAATGTACTAGGAGCAGTAAATGCATCTTATCTGTTACAGTATTAGTAATCCGTCTACGTATTAGCAATTTAATAATGTTCTAGAATGACTTAGCTAGAGTTACCACGGCAATTCTAGTAATATTTTATGTGAGTACTTTGTTGTTAGACTCGAAGGAATCAGATTTTCTGAATTCCAGATCCAGTAAGCAGCTTCATGAAGAAGCTTCAGTTCGATTATTTTGTTTACTGTTACCGTGATGGTTTTTGCTGATGGTGAAGTGTAATTCCAGATCCAGTAAGCAGCTTCATGAAGAAGCTTCAGTTCGATTATTTTGTTTACTGTTAGTGTAATTGTGTTCTGCAGCGGGGAAGTTGGTTCATAACAAGATACCTTGGAGAGGGGATTCGGCTCTTGATGATGGAAGTCCCGCAAAAGTTGATCTTTCCAAAGGAATGTATGATGCTGGGGACCATATGAAGTTTGGATTCCCAATGGCTTACACAGCCACAGTGTTGTCATGGAGTATCCTTGAATACGGTGATCAGATGAAGGTGGTAAATCAATTGGAACCTGCTCAAGACTCACTCAGATGGATCACGGACTACCTTGTCAATGCTCATCTTTCTGACAATGTTCTAATCATTCAGGTTGGTTTTTTCTTGCTTCGTTTTTGGCTGCTTGCTTTCATCACTCTTACCTTTGTGGTACTCATGCTTATTTGCAGTGTTTATCTGCTTTATTTTTCATCCCAAAATTGTGCTGTATAAAACATTGATTTCTGTTCGGCTTAcactaatttttattatttttaagatgCAAATAAAAAGATCTGAAGAAATTAAAAACATATCCTTTCCAGTCTCTCTTTAATTAGGTGATCAAGATGTTCTCATGGTACAACATGGAATGCTGCATTTCTTATACAAGAAATGCATTTCTTGTAGATTCTTATACAAGATGGAATGCTGCATTTCCACAGATAAAAAATTATAGAGATTGAGTTTGAGCAACCCACCTTCTGAACGTTAAATTTCTCTTCAAACTTGTCAAAACAAACATTTACAATGTGCTTCTTTGCATAATTGAATTTTTGGCAGGTGGGTGACCCTGATGCAGACCATAAATGTTGGGACCGCCCAGAAGACATGACTGAGAAAAGGCCTCTCATACAGGTTAACACTTCTTTCCCGGGAAGTGATGTCGCAGCAGAAACTGCAGCAGCTATGGCATCAGCATCCCTGGTGTTTAAGCCCATTGACTCTACATATTCAGACTTGCTTCTGAAGCATGCGAAACAACTATTTACTTTTGCTGACAAATATAGAGGTTCTTACAGCATGAGCATTCCTGAAGTCCAGACATATTACAACTCAACAGGCTATGGAGATGAGCTCTTGTGGGCTGCTAGTTGGCTTTATCATGCTACAAAGGACAAATCATACTTTGATTATGCGACTGGAAAAAATGGCGAAGAGTATGCTAACTGGGGAAGTCCTACCTGGTTTAGTTGGGATAACAAGCTAGCTGGTACTCAGGTATTTCTTCATTCTTTCAGAGTCCGGATTTAAATTCTTTAATTGGTTATCGCTGGACACATTGAAGAACATCAGAATTCAGTCTACCAAGTTTACATGTGTTCTTGATTCTCCTTCTCATTGTAATTTGGATATGACAAGGCAAAGACTACAATTGTTCGACTGAATTCACGGATAGATGTAACACCAAAATTGTCCTGTATGACTTCATCATTAGGAGCTCATGACAAAAAGGCTGAGCTTTCCCTAGTATAGCACTCAAACTGATCTTAGTGATTGAAATTATGGATCTAAGAGATCTATGACTGatgctcaaaatttttttctttatatttcaTTTAGATACAGAAGATCAACACTTAATTGTGTTCTCTTATTGCAGAAGTTTGTTAGGTTTGCCATGAGATGAGCTATTTCAGCCTGATTGTCTAGCTTGTTATTTCTCTCCCACCAACCATATGTACACTAACAATGGTGTGAAAATGGTGTACAAATATAAAGGGGCCACTAATCAAAGTAGAGTTCTTTTTGGTTGGCCTTttagctttcttttcttgttattttttattttttgggaagAAGGGCGGTTGGAGCTGGTAGTGTGGTAAGGGGGTAAGGGAATGTGAATACATTTTGGAtacaaatcatgaattaatgaAGTTGTTGTGTGCCTTTACCGCAGGTCTTGTTATCCAGGATTAGCTTCTTTGGatcaaaagatacttcaaattCTGCTACC contains the following coding sequences:
- the LOC113712496 gene encoding endoglucanase 10 — translated: MGEKSRSKGGWCGWLLVLIVAAAIAFGIFVTIKKKHHASKGEAAPVPGPPGAVTKKYADALHAAMQFLDVQKSGKLVHNKIPWRGDSALDDGSPAKVDLSKGMYDAGDHMKFGFPMAYTATVLSWSILEYGDQMKVVNQLEPAQDSLRWITDYLVNAHLSDNVLIIQVGDPDADHKCWDRPEDMTEKRPLIQVNTSFPGSDVAAETAAAMASASLVFKPIDSTYSDLLLKHAKQLFTFADKYRGSYSMSIPEVQTYYNSTGYGDELLWAASWLYHATKDKSYFDYATGKNGEEYANWGSPTWFSWDNKLAGTQVLLSRISFFGSKDTSNSATLQKYRDSAEAVMCGLLPKSPTATSSRTDSGLIWISEWNALQHPVASAFLAVVYSDYMLSSRTAEISCDSDSFTPADLRKFAMSQADYVLGNNPAKLSYLVGYGDNYPKFVHHRGASIPMDAKTGCKDGFQWLDSDKPNPNVAVGALVGGPFMNETYIDSRNNSMQAEPSTYNSAVIVALLSGLVTTSSVVQSFT